In a genomic window of Pontibacter liquoris:
- a CDS encoding serine hydrolase domain-containing protein, with translation MNRKTRRFGLGTLLVVLLAAAWIQMADKNYVYKAVYHNFADIDDNQIFEQRKVDAPRKAQPWPLAARYNKVSLPASLQQLHQDLESVAFLVIHNDSILYEKYWDGYSDNSKSNSFSMAKSIVSMLVGAALQEGKIKSVEQPVSDFLPEFKEGAKARIKIKDLLRMSSGLNWDESYVNPFSMTTEAYYGDNLKKVIGRLEAVEEPGKKYSYKSGDTQVLAFILKAATGKSLSEYAEEKLWKPLGAAHDAEWSIDHLGGMEKAYCCFFSNARDFARFGKLYLHNGIWNGDTLVPPAYVKASLTPNGLVDAADGKKVDFYGYQWWLLPAYKGQRIFYARGILGQYIIVIPEKNLIIVRLGKKRGERIGPHPSEVMAMIDGVNEMVP, from the coding sequence ATGAACCGAAAGACCAGACGCTTTGGCCTTGGCACGCTGCTAGTTGTACTCCTGGCAGCCGCCTGGATCCAGATGGCCGACAAGAATTATGTGTACAAGGCTGTTTACCACAATTTTGCTGACATCGATGATAACCAGATCTTTGAGCAGCGCAAGGTAGACGCGCCCCGCAAGGCGCAGCCCTGGCCGCTGGCAGCCCGCTACAACAAGGTATCCCTGCCGGCGAGCCTGCAACAGCTGCACCAGGACCTGGAATCAGTGGCTTTCCTGGTGATCCACAACGATTCTATCCTCTACGAAAAGTACTGGGACGGCTACTCCGATAATTCCAAAAGCAATTCTTTTTCGATGGCCAAGAGCATTGTAAGTATGCTGGTGGGCGCGGCTCTGCAGGAGGGAAAGATAAAAAGCGTGGAGCAGCCGGTAAGCGACTTCCTGCCGGAATTTAAAGAGGGCGCCAAAGCCCGCATTAAAATAAAAGACCTGCTGCGGATGAGCTCCGGCCTGAACTGGGACGAATCCTACGTGAATCCCTTCTCTATGACCACCGAAGCTTACTATGGCGATAACCTGAAGAAAGTGATAGGAAGGCTGGAGGCCGTGGAGGAGCCGGGCAAAAAATACAGTTACAAAAGTGGCGACACGCAGGTGCTGGCGTTTATACTGAAAGCAGCTACCGGCAAAAGCCTGAGCGAATATGCCGAAGAGAAACTATGGAAGCCGCTGGGCGCTGCCCATGATGCCGAATGGAGCATAGACCACCTGGGGGGCATGGAGAAAGCCTACTGTTGCTTTTTTTCCAACGCCCGCGACTTTGCCCGCTTCGGCAAATTATACTTACACAATGGCATCTGGAATGGCGACACCCTGGTGCCCCCCGCCTATGTAAAAGCCTCGCTCACCCCTAACGGCCTTGTGGATGCTGCCGACGGAAAAAAAGTGGATTTCTACGGTTACCAGTGGTGGCTGCTGCCCGCTTATAAAGGGCAGCGTATCTTTTATGCCCGCGGCATACTGGGCCAATACATCATCGTGATCCCCGAGAAGAACCTCATCATCGTGCGCTTGGGCAAAAAGCGCGGCGAACGCATTGGCCCGCATCCCAGCGAAGTAATGGCCATGATCGATGGCGTGAATGAGATGGTGCCTTAA
- a CDS encoding putative quinol monooxygenase, whose translation MAVKDMMIRIAEIEIVPNYLEEYKAILKEESEASVRLEPGVISIYPMYQKDTPTQIRILEIYADRQAYESHLKTPHFLKYKTSTLNMVKALRLIDMEALDPKTMPHIFSKLKE comes from the coding sequence ATGGCCGTGAAAGATATGATGATCCGGATCGCTGAAATAGAAATAGTACCCAACTATCTTGAGGAGTATAAGGCTATTCTGAAAGAAGAATCAGAAGCTTCTGTTCGTCTGGAACCGGGTGTTATTTCCATTTATCCCATGTATCAGAAAGACACTCCGACCCAGATCAGGATACTGGAAATATATGCTGACAGGCAAGCCTACGAATCGCACCTAAAAACGCCCCATTTCCTGAAATACAAAACCTCCACGCTTAACATGGTAAAAGCATTACGGCTTATAGATATGGAAGCGCTGGACCCGAAAACGATGCCGCACATATTCAGCAAACTAAAGGAGTAA
- a CDS encoding TMEM175 family protein, whose amino-acid sequence MHKTRLEAFSDGVLAIIITIMVLEIKVPHGYDLEALRPLVPVVISYILSFIYVGIYWNNHHHMLYTVKFVTGDILWANMHLLFWLSLIPFVTGWIGENHFAPIPMACYGLVLLFNAIAYTILQHRIIKSHGPDSILAKAIGKDIKGKLSPVLYLAGICAASVSSWLSGGIYVLVAFMWLVPDRRIEVLLQHRKEQEAAKEA is encoded by the coding sequence ATGCACAAAACACGGTTAGAAGCATTCAGCGATGGCGTGCTGGCCATCATTATCACGATTATGGTACTGGAGATTAAGGTGCCGCATGGCTACGATCTGGAGGCGCTGCGCCCCCTGGTGCCGGTGGTGATCAGCTATATCCTGAGCTTTATTTATGTGGGCATCTACTGGAACAACCACCACCACATGCTGTATACCGTAAAATTTGTGACCGGCGACATACTTTGGGCCAACATGCACCTGCTCTTCTGGCTCTCGCTTATTCCGTTTGTGACCGGCTGGATAGGCGAAAACCATTTTGCCCCCATTCCCATGGCCTGTTATGGCTTGGTGCTGCTCTTTAACGCAATTGCCTATACTATTTTACAGCACCGGATCATCAAAAGTCACGGCCCGGATTCTATACTTGCCAAAGCCATCGGCAAAGATATTAAAGGCAAGCTGTCTCCTGTTTTATACCTGGCAGGCATCTGTGCTGCCTCTGTCAGTTCCTGGCTTTCCGGGGGCATCTATGTGCTGGTTGCTTTTATGTGGCTGGTGCCGGACAGGCGCATCGAAGTGCTCCTGCAGCATCGGAAAGAACAGGAAGCTGCAAAAGAAGCCTAA
- a CDS encoding SulP family inorganic anion transporter produces the protein MFYSSIKLKEINYKNEILAGLTVAMTMMPESLSFAILGGFPPLVGLYAAFIMGLVTAVFGGRPGLISGGAGATVVVLIALMQSHGIDYVFAAVALAGIFQILVGLFKLGKFIRLVPQPVMYGFVNGLAVIIFTSQLQQFKTVVNGETTWLSGDPLLIMLGLVALTVTIIVFFPKLTKAVPASLVAIIVIFLLVLGFGIDTRTVKDIASVSGGLPPFHIPQVPFTFETLTVIFPYALIMAGVGLTESLLTLNLVDEIVGNRGNSNRESIAQGSANVLNGFFFGMGGCAMIAQTLVNLSAGARARLSGIIAALTILLIILYGAPVIELVPMAALVGVMVMVSVSTFEWISFRIINKMPKHDIFVGILVAVITIWLHNLALAVLIGVIISALVFAWESAKRIRARKYTDADGVKHYEIFGPLFFGSVTAFNEKFDVQHDPQEVIIDFRESRVADMSGIDALNKLTERYLNAGKTLHLRHLSEDCRRLLEKAGNMIEVNILEDPQYAVVTDKLP, from the coding sequence ATGTTTTACAGTTCGATCAAACTGAAAGAAATCAATTATAAGAACGAGATTCTGGCGGGGCTCACCGTGGCAATGACCATGATGCCCGAGTCGCTTTCCTTTGCCATACTGGGCGGCTTCCCGCCGCTGGTAGGTTTGTATGCGGCCTTTATCATGGGCTTGGTTACGGCTGTTTTTGGCGGCAGGCCGGGTCTGATCTCCGGTGGTGCAGGTGCCACGGTGGTCGTTCTTATCGCGCTCATGCAGTCGCATGGCATCGACTACGTATTTGCCGCTGTAGCGCTGGCGGGCATTTTTCAGATCCTGGTCGGGTTGTTTAAGCTGGGCAAGTTTATCCGGCTGGTGCCGCAACCCGTTATGTATGGCTTTGTGAACGGCCTAGCCGTTATCATTTTTACCTCGCAGCTACAGCAGTTTAAAACAGTAGTGAACGGCGAAACAACCTGGCTTTCCGGCGATCCGCTCCTGATCATGCTGGGCCTGGTAGCGCTTACGGTGACTATCATCGTTTTCTTTCCGAAGCTCACAAAAGCCGTTCCTGCTTCGCTGGTAGCAATTATAGTGATTTTCCTGCTCGTGCTGGGCTTTGGCATCGATACCAGAACAGTGAAAGACATTGCCTCCGTCAGCGGTGGCCTCCCGCCGTTCCATATACCGCAGGTGCCTTTTACTTTTGAAACCCTTACCGTCATTTTTCCTTATGCCTTGATCATGGCCGGCGTTGGGTTAACCGAAAGCCTGCTGACGCTGAACCTGGTAGATGAGATAGTGGGTAACCGCGGCAACAGCAACCGCGAAAGTATCGCCCAGGGCAGTGCCAATGTGCTGAACGGCTTTTTCTTCGGGATGGGTGGCTGCGCCATGATAGCGCAAACGCTGGTTAACCTTTCAGCCGGGGCAAGGGCCCGTTTATCGGGTATTATAGCCGCGCTTACCATTCTGCTGATCATACTTTATGGTGCCCCAGTGATTGAGTTAGTACCGATGGCGGCGCTCGTAGGTGTAATGGTGATGGTTTCTGTCAGCACCTTCGAGTGGATCAGTTTCCGGATCATTAACAAAATGCCGAAGCATGATATTTTCGTCGGTATCCTGGTAGCGGTGATCACCATCTGGCTGCACAACCTGGCGCTGGCTGTCCTGATCGGGGTGATCATCTCGGCGCTGGTTTTTGCCTGGGAAAGCGCCAAACGCATCCGGGCCCGCAAGTATACCGATGCCGACGGAGTAAAACACTACGAGATCTTCGGCCCGCTATTCTTCGGTTCGGTCACTGCGTTTAACGAGAAATTTGATGTGCAGCACGACCCGCAGGAAGTGATCATTGATTTCAGGGAAAGCCGGGTAGCCGATATGTCAGGTATAGATGCGTTGAACAAGCTGACCGAACGTTACCTGAACGCCGGCAAAACGCTGCACCTGCGCCACCTGAGCGAAGACTGCCGCCGCCTGCTCGAAAAGGCCGGCAATATGATAGAGGTCAACATCCTGGAAGACCCGCAATACGCTGTGGTAACCGATAAGCTGCCTTAA
- the purQ gene encoding phosphoribosylformylglycinamidine synthase subunit PurQ, with translation MKFGVVVFPGSNCDQDLVDAVSVGMQQEVVKLWHKDHDLQGCDFILLPGGFSYGDYLRSGAIARFSPIMQEVVQHANRGGYVMGICNGFQILTEAGLLPGALLRNVNQKFICDNVYIRPVTTNLLPTRNLDLNKAYKIPVAHGEGRYHADKDTLRRLEDNDQVMFKYSSNIADTHEIYNINGSLLNIAGVANEQKNVFGMMPHPERAVDPELGNTDGRAIFESILEMVNA, from the coding sequence ATGAAATTTGGTGTAGTCGTTTTCCCGGGGTCCAATTGCGACCAAGACCTGGTTGATGCCGTTAGCGTGGGCATGCAGCAGGAAGTTGTAAAGCTGTGGCACAAAGACCATGACCTGCAAGGTTGTGATTTTATACTGCTGCCCGGCGGTTTCTCGTACGGAGATTATCTGCGCTCCGGCGCTATTGCCCGTTTCTCGCCGATTATGCAGGAAGTGGTGCAGCACGCCAACCGTGGCGGGTACGTAATGGGCATCTGCAATGGTTTCCAAATCCTGACAGAAGCGGGTTTGCTGCCCGGCGCCCTGCTGCGCAACGTAAACCAGAAATTTATCTGCGACAACGTCTACATCCGGCCGGTAACAACCAACCTGCTGCCAACCCGTAACCTGGACCTGAACAAAGCCTACAAAATACCTGTGGCACATGGCGAAGGCCGTTATCATGCCGACAAGGACACACTGCGCCGCCTGGAAGACAACGACCAGGTCATGTTTAAGTATAGCAGCAACATTGCCGATACGCACGAGATCTACAACATCAACGGCAGCTTGCTTAACATTGCCGGTGTAGCCAATGAGCAGAAAAACGTGTTTGGCATGATGCCGCACCCCGAGCGCGCCGTAGACCCGGAACTGGGCAACACCGATGGCCGTGCTATTTTCGAATCAATCCTAGAGATGGTCAACGCTTAA
- a CDS encoding YicC/YloC family endoribonuclease produces the protein MLQSMTGFGSARLDADQYSISVEIRSLNSKGMDLSVRLPRFLAEREYEIRNLVTKVLVRGKVSVCIDYTRNKAQKARNTINKELLQTYYKELSEVADMVGGSKTELFRLALHMPDVLQQDQAEEEATGAEWDNVQPLFQEALQGIAMFRSDEGKALTTEIMSYIDKIRILLAEVDKYDPSRMEQIRTRIRSHMGELASSEHFDKNRFEQEMVYYMEKLDIAEEKVRLVNHLHYFTETVFLPEPTGKKLGFIAQEIGREINTIGSKANDATIQRHVVDMKEELEKIKEQINNIL, from the coding sequence ATGTTGCAATCCATGACAGGCTTTGGCAGTGCCCGCCTCGACGCCGATCAGTACTCCATTTCAGTGGAGATCCGTTCGCTAAACTCGAAGGGCATGGACCTGAGCGTGCGCCTGCCGCGTTTTCTGGCAGAGCGGGAGTATGAGATAAGAAATTTGGTGACCAAGGTGCTGGTGCGCGGCAAAGTAAGCGTGTGCATCGATTATACCCGAAACAAGGCCCAGAAAGCCCGCAATACCATTAACAAAGAATTACTGCAGACTTATTACAAAGAGCTCAGCGAAGTGGCCGATATGGTGGGAGGCTCTAAAACAGAACTGTTCCGGCTGGCGTTGCATATGCCCGATGTGCTGCAGCAGGACCAGGCCGAAGAAGAAGCTACCGGTGCGGAATGGGACAATGTGCAGCCTCTTTTCCAGGAAGCCCTGCAGGGAATTGCCATGTTCCGCTCAGACGAAGGCAAGGCACTGACCACCGAGATCATGTCGTACATCGATAAGATCCGTATTCTGCTGGCCGAAGTGGACAAGTATGACCCCAGCCGCATGGAGCAGATCCGCACCCGTATCCGGTCACATATGGGCGAACTGGCGAGCTCCGAGCATTTTGATAAGAACCGCTTTGAGCAGGAAATGGTGTATTATATGGAGAAGCTCGATATTGCCGAGGAGAAGGTGCGCCTGGTCAATCACCTGCATTATTTCACCGAAACCGTTTTCCTGCCCGAGCCTACCGGCAAAAAGCTGGGCTTTATTGCACAGGAAATCGGCCGTGAGATCAACACCATCGGTTCCAAAGCCAACGACGCAACCATTCAGCGCCACGTGGTGGACATGAAGGAAGAACTCGAAAAGATAAAAGAGCAGATCAACAATATTCTGTAA
- a CDS encoding M28 family peptidase, with amino-acid sequence MKLLYTFLLLLCLAQAQAQAQDMVRVHRTIDTLTSETMHGRGYVLNGDTKAASYIRDRFAQVGLQPLPAQSSYFQPFTLPVNRIIQTPCLQINNRQLVPGQDFVANAASPSGKGKAAILVLDTLLFTDTVAAQQFFAKDMSKYVLVYRQQDARKLRTLPPAYQQQLQQARVHVVLQKSLLTTVAQQQSPVPVLEVLESSWPANAKKLKYKVKAELMPAYPTQNVLGFVKGSIHPDSFLVFSAHYDHLGGQGKGVYFPGANDNASGTAMLLELAAYYSQPAHQPRYSLVFMAFAAEEAGLLGSSYYVQHPLFPLSRIRFLVNLDLLGTGSDGLMVVNGKVHEPEYTLLQAINDRHQYLPQIRARGKAGNSDHFPFSEAGVPAFFFYTLGGTAAYHNVHDYASQLPLTKFPEVFRLITDFAAALQQ; translated from the coding sequence ATGAAGCTCCTTTATACTTTCCTGCTGCTGTTGTGCCTGGCGCAGGCGCAGGCGCAGGCCCAGGACATGGTCCGCGTACACCGCACCATCGACACCCTTACCTCCGAAACGATGCACGGCCGCGGCTACGTGCTGAACGGCGATACCAAAGCTGCCAGCTACATCCGGGACCGGTTTGCCCAGGTAGGTCTGCAACCGCTGCCGGCCCAAAGCAGCTATTTTCAGCCGTTTACACTTCCGGTTAACCGCATCATCCAAACCCCTTGTCTGCAAATAAATAACCGGCAGCTGGTGCCGGGCCAGGACTTTGTGGCAAATGCCGCCTCGCCTTCCGGCAAAGGCAAAGCTGCTATACTTGTGCTGGATACCCTCCTGTTTACCGATACGGTGGCTGCGCAGCAGTTCTTTGCCAAAGACATGAGCAAGTATGTCCTGGTATATCGCCAGCAGGATGCCCGAAAGCTGCGCACGCTTCCGCCGGCCTACCAGCAGCAACTGCAGCAGGCCCGGGTGCACGTGGTGCTGCAAAAAAGCCTGCTGACCACAGTAGCACAACAACAAAGCCCTGTGCCCGTGCTGGAGGTACTCGAAAGCAGCTGGCCTGCCAATGCTAAAAAACTAAAGTATAAGGTTAAGGCAGAGCTGATGCCTGCGTACCCTACACAGAATGTGCTCGGCTTTGTGAAAGGAAGTATACACCCGGACTCTTTTCTGGTTTTCTCAGCACATTACGACCACCTGGGCGGCCAGGGCAAGGGTGTATACTTTCCGGGAGCAAACGACAATGCCAGCGGCACGGCCATGTTGCTGGAGCTGGCCGCCTACTACAGCCAGCCGGCACATCAGCCCAGGTATAGCCTGGTGTTTATGGCTTTTGCCGCCGAGGAAGCGGGCCTGCTGGGTTCGAGCTATTATGTGCAGCACCCGCTCTTTCCACTCTCCCGCATCCGGTTCCTGGTTAACCTGGATCTGCTGGGCACCGGCAGCGACGGCCTGATGGTAGTGAACGGCAAAGTACACGAGCCGGAGTATACCCTGTTGCAGGCGATTAATGACCGGCACCAGTATCTGCCCCAGATCAGGGCCCGGGGCAAAGCTGGCAATTCCGACCACTTTCCTTTTTCGGAGGCCGGGGTGCCGGCGTTCTTCTTTTATACGTTGGGCGGCACGGCCGCATACCACAACGTGCACGACTACGCCAGCCAACTGCCGCTCACCAAATTCCCGGAGGTTTTCCGCCTTATCACTGATTTTGCGGCTGCACTGCAGCAGTAG
- a CDS encoding VanZ family protein has product MILLLTLLPSASMPANMSLWSLLSFDSFAHAFLFTVLVFLMIVGLKKQYTYMRLRHTAIRLSFVVCVLFGLAIELLQSYFAAGRQGDFIDALADTIGCLLGIVLFKWIYEW; this is encoded by the coding sequence ATGATCCTTTTGCTGACATTGCTGCCCTCTGCTTCCATGCCGGCCAACATGTCGCTCTGGTCGCTCCTCTCTTTCGATTCCTTTGCCCACGCTTTTCTTTTTACCGTACTTGTTTTCCTGATGATCGTCGGGCTTAAAAAGCAGTACACCTACATGCGGCTGCGGCACACGGCCATCCGTTTGTCTTTTGTAGTTTGCGTGCTCTTTGGCCTGGCCATCGAACTACTGCAAAGCTATTTTGCAGCAGGCCGCCAAGGCGACTTTATTGATGCACTGGCCGATACCATCGGGTGCCTGCTGGGCATTGTGCTCTTTAAATGGATCTATGAATGGTAG
- the gcvH gene encoding glycine cleavage system protein GcvH, whose amino-acid sequence MNLPENLKYTKDHEWVRVEGDIAYVGITDFAQSELGDIVYVDIDTLDKQVGQNDVFGTVEAVKTVSDLFSPLSGTVLEVNEKLENSPELVNSDAYGDGWIIKMSIDNSAELEGLLSAAAYREVTGQ is encoded by the coding sequence ATGAACTTACCTGAAAACCTGAAGTATACCAAAGACCACGAGTGGGTACGTGTAGAGGGTGATATAGCCTATGTGGGCATCACGGATTTTGCACAAAGCGAACTGGGCGATATTGTGTATGTAGATATCGACACGCTGGACAAGCAAGTGGGCCAGAACGACGTGTTTGGCACAGTAGAAGCCGTAAAAACGGTTTCTGACCTTTTCAGCCCTCTGAGCGGCACCGTACTGGAAGTAAACGAGAAACTGGAAAACAGCCCCGAGCTGGTAAATTCTGATGCTTACGGCGATGGCTGGATCATTAAAATGTCAATAGACAACTCTGCCGAGTTAGAAGGCCTTTTATCTGCCGCTGCTTACCGCGAGGTAACCGGACAATAA